Proteins from one Hyperolius riggenbachi isolate aHypRig1 chromosome 2, aHypRig1.pri, whole genome shotgun sequence genomic window:
- the LOC137542426 gene encoding E3 ubiquitin-protein ligase TRIM39-like: MAGLTIVSSEVTAELHCSICMELYRDPVTLPCGHNFCRYCITQAWDLRDGLTEHKCAQCQQVYANRPELIRNTTLHNIAEAFNKRKPLEDDSKQEELMNNLQKLISEREKVKERVQSLEERRRKAQGEADQETMRVAAMFRDLKRLLEDMEKNILSSITRRSQKVSMSYSDLIWQLEMRKEELLRKIYLIEELRNATDPMTVLQEPDMEDLCDMEEGDDPDDEHLHDEGEEVDMSHLLHTGLLDIMSVISCFYTQEPADISIDVNSACNMLYVSNDKKTVYVSHRKQKRPEKPERFQFPLVMSTLGFTSGRDYWEVEVELSNLWRVGVCYPSIARKGGKSLAGENDKSWCLYRNENHYSVMHNKEVIKLPEKIPNDRIRVFMDYEAGQISFYALCDPIRHLHTFTAAFTEPLHAVLWVGNGCLRLSGANHEA, translated from the coding sequence GTTTAACAATAGTGTCTTCTGAAGTGACTGCTGAGCTTCACTGTTCCATCTGTATGGAGCTCTATAGAGATCCTGTGACCTTGCCGTGTGGCCACAACTTCTGCCGATACTGCATCACACAAGCTTGGGACCTCCGGgatggtctaacagaacataaatGTGCTCAGTGTCAGCAGGTATATGCGAACAGGCCTGAGCTGATCAGGAACACAACATTGCACAATATAGCTGAGGCTTTTAATAAGAGGAAGCCACTAGAAGATGATTCTAAGCAGGAGGAGCTAATGAACAATCTACAGAAGCTAATATCAGAGAGGGAGAAGGTTAAGGaaagagtccagagtctggaggaacgcaggagaaaagcacaaggaGAAGCAGATCAGGAAACCATGAGAGTCGCTGCCATGTTTAGAGACCTGAAGAGACTGTTGGAAGACATGGAGAAGAACATCCTGAGTAGCATCACCAGAAGGTCACAGAAGGTGTCCATGTCCTACTCCGATCTTATCTGGCAGCTGGAAATGAGGAAGGAGGAACTTCTCAGAAAGATCTATCTCATTGAGGAACTGCGTAATGCGACTGATCCaatgactgtcttacaggaaccAGACATGGAGGACCTGTGTGACATGGAGGAGGGAGATGACCCAGATGATGAACATCTCCATGATGAAGGGGAGGAGGTTGACATGTCGCACTTGTTACACACAGGACTGCTTGACATCATGTCTGTGATAAGTTGCTTCTATACCCAGGAACCTGCAGACATATCCATCGATGTAAATTCAGCCTGTAACATGCTATACGTCTCAAATGACAAGAAAACCGTCTATGTGTCACACCGAAAGCAGAAACGTCCGGAGAAACCAGAGCGATTTCAATTTCCTCTGGTGATGAGCACCCTCGGTTTCACTTCGGGGCGAGATTACTGGGAAGTGGAAGTTGAATTGTCAAATTTATGGAGAGTCGGggtgtgttaccccagtatagccaggaaagGAGGGAAGTCCCTGGCTGGCGAGAATGACAAGTCCTGGTGTTTGTACAGAAATGAGAATCATTATTCGGTGATGCATAACAAGGAAGTGATCAAGTTACCTGAGAAGATCCCCAACGATAGAATCAGGGTGTTTAtggattatgaggccgggcagatctccttttatgccctgtgtgaccccatcagacacctccacaccttcactgctgccttcactgagcccctccatgctgtgTTATGGGTAGGAAATGGATGTTTACGCCTTTCCGGGGCAAATCATGAGGCTTGA